Proteins encoded within one genomic window of Eurosta solidaginis isolate ZX-2024a chromosome 1, ASM4086904v1, whole genome shotgun sequence:
- the LOC137243203 gene encoding uncharacterized protein, which translates to MVKEPHLVILREPNSELIGYVRLEHETAEYKTTKLNGFFNDKNISLDALIGICTDGEPTNTGPHGGIIRRFELLLKRPLHWFVCLLHFNELPVRDLFEALDKSTSTGPRWATGKLSRQIETCETLPVVDGFQKIELQNMPPAPDKIEFSTDSKYLYDMAHAISSGVVPVDLANIKPGKIVHSRWLTKAARLLRLYVTTENPDANLRILVEFIIKCYVPMYFNIKYYSSVVYGGALFFKFIGWSRFLEPRLRKFVNQLKIIHIMRIREISFYQCCLMIAKKSAAVPSRKFYAIEPMLTSQWNVGFIKNQI; encoded by the exons atggtaaaagaacctcatcttgttattttgagagaacccaattctgaattgattggttacgtaagactggaacatgaaaccgctgaatacaaaacaaccaaattaaatggttttttcaacgataaaaatatatcactggatgcattaattggaatatgcactgacggtgagccaacaaacactggcccacacggtggaattatacgacgattcgaattgctgttaaaaagaccattgcattggttcgtttgccttctacacttcaacgaacttccggtTCGggatttgtttgaagctttggataaatcaaccagcactggaccaagatgggcaaccggaaaactgagccgtcaaatcgaaacttgtgaaactcttccg gtggtggacggcttccagaaaattgagttgcaaaatatgccccctgctccagacaaaattgaattttccaccgattcgaagtacttatacgacatggcccatgcaatttctagcggcgtggttccggtggatctggctaacatcaaaccagggaaaattgtacattctcggtggctgaccaaggccgctagattattgcgattatatgtgacaacggaaaatccagatgcaaatttaagaattctggttgaatttataattaaatgttatgtgccaatgtacttcaatatcaagtattacagctctgtcgtgtacggcggtgcattatttttcaagttcattggttggtcacgatttttagaacctcgtttacgcaaattTGTCAatcaattaaagataattcatattatgcgcattcgggaAATATCtttttatcaatgttgtttgatgatagcaaagaaaagcgcggctgtgccatcaagaaaattctacgctatcgaaccgatgttgacgagccaatggaacgtAGGGTTTATAAAAAATCAGATATAA